The genomic stretch AGAGGGCCCTCCCTTGCACCCCATGTTGCCATAGAAACCGGGCAGCCCCAGCCAGGACCGAAGCCCAGGGTTGGCAACCTTCACTGTCCACCCTCTGCTTCCATAGTTAGGTAACCAACCCTTGGGCCATTCAGGCTGTGGACAGAGAGCACCTACTGGACGATGCTTCTGCTTCCAGACCCTCAGGTAAAATCTCCCACAAATGAAGCCGCTTTGCTCATCCACCCCCAAGAAACGCGATGAGGGTGAGGCTCAGAGTCTGGGACCGGCCACTGGCTCCCCATTCCACCTCCCCCCAGTCCCTTTCCCCTGGGGAGGTGCTTTCTGTCCTGCCGGCTTAGAGGGGCCCCAACTCGGTAGACAAAAGAGGCAGGACGGGTGGGGGCCCCCCCGAGCTCCCCTCGGAGGCGGGCTCAGCCCTGTCCCGTTGGATGAGGTCCAGACGTGGTCCCAGAGGGCCACGCTGTCCTCCGCCAGGCGATGGCGACTCAAGCCACGCACGTGTCCACACACGTCCGGCGGGGTCCCACGTGTGCCCCCCTccgacacatacacacacacacacacacacacacacacacacacacggcctggCATCTGCTCTCTGGGCTTCGACCTCAGGCTCCTACCTCGCGGGGACACGTGCGCAGGGAACGCGTCCGTCACCGCCCGGGGCCGAGCACGGCCTCCCACACCCGGGTGGCAGCGGATCCGCGCATCCGCCGACCGGGGCCCCACCGGAGCCGCCTCGTCCAGGCAGTTGTCACCTCCCCGGGCCGCCTCCGCGCCCCTCTACCCCGCAGCCGGACCGCACTCGGGTGGGCGCAGTGGAAGGGAGCGGCCAGCGGGCACTCACCGCGCTCTGCCACCGCCGCCGCGCTCGCCTCCCCGCCGCGCCGCGCCGCGCACCCCGCTGCATAGGCGCGTCGGCCCGGCGCCGCGCGCGCTCCGCCCCCGGCCCTCGGCAGCACGCGCGCTGCGGCTCCCCCTCCTGGCCACCGCGGCCACTACTCCGGGCCGGGCCGCAGCGCCGGGCCGCAGCCCGGTGCCAGCGCGCACCGTGGCCAAGCCGCGGGTCCCCAAGAGCCTGCATGGCGGGGACCCAGGGATAGTCCCATAGGGCCAGAGGGTGGCGAGGAGCGCTGGGACAATAGTGTCCTACGGGAGAAGCGTGCGCCACACAGTAGAGCTCCGAGGGAACTAGGCTGTAACAGCCAACAGGGCAGATGCATCCTTTACTTTGTGGCAcggctcccctccctcccagggaAGGTCAGGACACATGGGAGGGCCAGGGGCAAGGACAGGCCTCTGGTCTCcacccaaaaaacaaaccaaactgaGCTCTGAGACAGCAACCAGCACACTGCATGTTTGTTACACACAGGGAAGGCTTGAAAATGGGGGCCTCTGTGCCCCAGCCAGGGCACACCAGGGGCCAGCCCAAGGTTGGCAGGGTCTAGGCCTGGACAGGCTCTGGGGACTTTGATGCTGAAGGGCCAGTCGGGGCAAGGCCCCCAGGGGCCAGGCTTGTGCGCCGGATGCCATCCTGGTACTTATGGCGGCCGAGCTCCAAGACAGCCCGCACCTCTTCGGCCACGTCACGCCGGTCGCTCTGCTCCAGGGCCTGCATGAGGAGCCCCACAGCCCCTGGCTGCCCAGCCTGGCGTTCAGCCCAAGAGAAGAGCATATGTCGGATCTGCCCATCCAGGTCATCCCTGGGGAGAGAGGGGCACGGTGACTGaggggcccagcccagggccaccaCACCCAGGGTCCTGCTCGCCCACCTGCCCTGGACGGAACTTCAGCCAGCCTCAGGTAGGGCACCCCAGCAGCTGGGCTGGCAGCGGGAGGCTCTAAGGAACCCACCGGAACTCATGCCGGATGCGCTGCAGCTCCTGGTAGGACACGCCCAGGTGCAGGGCCACCGTCGGCCAGTCTGGGCCCAGGCGCCCGGCCACACTCAGCAGGTTGCTCTGGGTCAGGAAGCCGGTGTCAGCATCACCCAGGTTCAGAGGTGCCAGGGAGAGGTTAGCCCTGTGGCCCAGCCCCTCAGAGCGGGGCAGTTTCTGTGGGAAGGATGGCTGCAATGAGTGCTgacccccctcacacacacacacacacacacacacacacacacacacacaccctgctccCCGTCCCCGGGCCCACCGGCAACTTGATGGGCAGAGTGGCCATCCACAGGGCATCCACACCCTTCCTGTGCCGGGCGGCTGGCACCTCCTCAGGCACCTCGCCAGGCACTGCTCCCCGATAAAAGGACACCTGGGACAAGATGAGACAAGGTTCAGGGCTTCAGCCTCTGCCCAAGCAGCCCGGGGCCCCGACCCCGTGTGCCCACCTGGCCCCGCACGGCCTGGGCCTGCCGGTCTAGGGTGGTGGTCACATACACCTCCTTCACGTTCTTCAGGTGTGAGTAGAACACGAAGCACACTCTGCCCTCCACGCAGTCGGGGCGGtctgggggcgggaggggggctCAGCAGGGGGCCTGGCGCAGACCGGGTCCCCCCTCCAGGGGTGGGGGCCTACCGGCATCCACGTCGATGCCCCTCTCGAAGGCAGCAAAGAATCTCTCGCCCTCAAACATCTCCACCGTGTCGGAGGGCTCGGGGCCGCGGTACCGTTCCAGCAGGCGTCGCAATGTGGCATCCACCTGGGGGCACCCTCGGGCTAAGAGCCGACACTGGgcacccccagcccaccccccagCCCACGGCCCGGTCCCACCTTGCTGCGCGGCAGGCACTGCAGTAGGATCTGCTCGGGATCCCGGCGTCTCTGCAGTGCGATGAGGTTGACATGGTGGAGACGCAGCCGCCGCCAGGCCTTGCCCGCCAGGTGCCCCACACAGGCCTTGGTGGTGTACCACAGCCAGTacctgggggctggggatgagggGGGGGCTGAACACGCGGGGCTGGGCGGGGAGGGGCTGAGGAGGCTGGAGGGGACACTGACCAGGAGAAGTGTGTGACCTGGAAGCGAGCATACAGGTGGGTGAGCTCGAGTGCCACCTGAGCCGTGATGTCATCCCAGGTGGCTGCAGGAGGGGCACGGTACAGCAGGTGCAGGCGGGAGCGGTCCAGGCTCAGGCCTAGGGATGGAGGGGATGGCTGAGGCCTCCAGAGCAGGGGCTCCCCTTCCGagcactgcccccaccccatggcCACGAGTGTCCTATGCCACATGGCCACCTCTTACCTGTGATGCCAGGGGGCAGAGGCAGCTGCACGGTGATTGGCTGGAGGAAGCTGGAAGGGCCACTCTGGGAGAGGCACAGCAGGGGGCTCACAGCTGCCTCCGGCTCCTGCAACAGGGCCTGCAGCTCCCTGGCCGCCATGCGCACCACCTGGGCAGACAGGCCGCCTGAACTCATGCTTTTGTGCCGGAGAACCACTCGCCACCCTTGGCAGCTGCCCTGCCCTTACTTGCATGCGGACGTGACGAGGCTCCTCTGTGGCTCCAGGGGGAAATGTGACCTTGACCCCAGGATGCCCCGAGGAGAACAGCAATGTCCCCTCTGGTGGCACCAGGCAAGCGTTGGACACAGGGCGTGAAACCACAAGGAACCATGAGAAGTGGGGTACCTGGCAGTGAGCCCAGAGCCGCTGGGCACGGCGGAAGGGTCAGAGGGAACAGGGTCAGAGGGTCCGGACACAGCTCCTGCCCAGGGCTCCTTCCTAGGCCACCCTGCACCTCCCTCACCTTCGGCGCCTCTTCCTCCAGGTGGGTCTCCAGGTCACTCCAGCTGTCGTCACTCAGAGTCCTCACCACCACCTCACGGCAACGCCGGGACCGTGGGGGCACGAAGAGCAGCCACAGGCCTACCTCCTGCCACACAAGGGTGCTGTGAGTGCCAGGGCCATGCCTGGCCCTCCTCACCTGCCCCCAACCTGCCCTGGCCGTGCCTGCTGGAAGGCCACCCCATGGGGCTGCAGTTCCAAGACACCACTGAGCAAGGAGTCATGGGGACCCAGGGGGACGAGGCGCGGCTCCGGCTGCCACTGTCGATAGCGGATGGTGACAGAGGTAGTAGTGGCACCAGCAGGAAACTGCAGGCGGACACCGCAGGCCAGGGTCACAGAGCAGCCTTGGGGGGTCACGGGGAAGCTGAGTGAGGACAGGATGGGCATCAGGTCAGACACACAGGGGCATGTATGTCTGAGCCTGGCACCCCTGGGGACTCAAGGAGAAGACCCCCGAGCACGTGGACAGGGTGGCTAGCTgttcctccagccccacccctcccccaccccatacctGTCCAAATCTGAGGTCAGGAACAGTCTGGGCATTTCTGGGACCATGGGTGTCCCTGTGGAAGGACAGAGAGATTGTTAGGATAGTGACGGTACCTGTGTCCTGTTGGTGATCTGCCCTCCCCAGCGACAAGCCTACCTGGGGGACTGTGGGAGTCTGGCAGGGCCTTGCCCAGAGGGTTCCCCTGCAGGCGCACAAAGGGGGCGTCCAGCAGCTCTGGGGGCACGTCCCGAAGCTGGTTGTCCCTCAGGTCCAGCCGGGTGAGCAGTGGGAGGCGGGCCAGGCCGGCGGGCACAGAGGCCAGAAGGTTGCTATGCAGAACAAGGAGGCGCAAGGAGCGCAGCCCCGCTGTGGGCCGGCGCTGGCTTAGGGCAAGCGGAGGGCCAGTCAGTGCCACCCAGGCCCAGAGCGCCAGGGTGCTAGGGCCTCCCTGGAAGCCCTTGTGGTTGTTGCCCCATGGCCAGACACAGAGTTCGGCTAGCCTGCACAGGGAGCCTCCGAGGccagggcagtgggggtggggggcaaacaAGACCACTGGGAGGAGCAAAGGCTCAAAGGTGGGCCCCGTGGAGGACGAGGGCCCACATGAGAGCAGAGGCTGGACACTGGCTGAGGGACTCCCCAGCAGGCCCTGTGCGCCAAGGAGGGAGATACTGGTACTCACCAAGGGAATCCGGGAGGCTCTGCAGCCGGTTGGAGGCCAGACTGAGCTCAGCGAGGCTGCTCAGGCCTCCGATCTCGGGGGGCACACTGTCCAGGAGGTTCTCCGAGAGATCGAGGCGCTGCAGGGTGGACAGGGCCCCCAGTGCTGTGGGCAGCGCTTGCAGGCGGTTGTGGGTCACGGCAAGGAAGGTGAGGGTGGGAAGGGCCCCCAGGGCCTCAGGCAGCTCTGAGAGGTGGTTGTGAGAGAGTAGCAGGGCACCCAGGCCACGCATCCGCGGGACGCAGGCCGGCAGTGTCTCTAGGCTGTTGAAGCTCAGATCCAGGTGGGCCAAGCGTGCTAGGCCACTCAGTATGGCGGGCAGTGTGGTCAGGGAGCCCCGGAGGCAGGCACCCAAAGCATCCCGGCGTTGCCCACCTGGGAAGGGGAGGCAGATGTGGCCCAGTCCCAGTTCCTAGCTTGGCCCTGTCCCCAGAGAAAGAGCTGCGGAGGGAGGTACAAACCCGCAGTCCCACCCCACCCAGACAGAGACACATAGCTGCAGGGGATGGATCAAGGTGGCATCTGAGACCGCAGGCTCATCCCAGCTACAGCCATCACCCAGGACCCCCAGGAAAAACATGCACACTGGGTCTGCTGGGAGAACGCACTGGGCAGCTGCAcattgggggaggagggctggatAACAACACATTGGGGGAGCATCAcattgggggaggagggctgggcagTGCTGTGTGGGAAACAGTGGTCGGGCTGGAACCGGGATTTGCCTTTGAGGACCGAGAGGCAGAAGCAGGAGCTAGAAATAGGGCTGGGACAGGGCTAGGACCACAAGGGGCTCACCTTTGAGGACCAGGGAGCGGAGGTGTGGCAGGCTCCACGGCACCCGGGCCAGGGTGGCTTCCAGCAGCTGAGGGTCCTCGTGGCCACTCAGCTGCAGGAACTCCACCTCCAGCAACTGAGGGGTCTGCTGGGCACACAGGTGCAGCAGCCGCTGGCAGCCCCCAGGGTACAGGTCCAGGCTCAGCCGGTTCCCAGCCAGGAGAGGAGGTGCCGCGGGCCACGCATCCACAGTGTCTGCAGCATCTTTTGCAGCATCTTCTGCAGCAGCCAACTGGGGTTCCAGCCCCTCCTCCACTGCAGCCATCGCCCCCCAGCCGTCCTCGGGGGCCAGACATGTCCCAGCTTGCCAGGCAGGCCTGCTCAGGCAGGGCCCAGGGAGGCTGCAGTCAGGGTGAGGAGTGGGCAGGAGTGAGGCTGGACCCTCCTCCCAGGAAGGGACTCTGGTTAGGGGGAGATCTCTGGGCCCCGCTAGCTGGTCCACAGATCTCAGAGCCGAGGCTGGACAGACCATTGGATCACTGCTGAAATGGGGCTGGAGGATGGGAccccagggctgggagggcagcAGGCAGGGCGAGCCCTGTGTGCAGGGGAGCCTGGGGGATctgctggggacagggaggctTCAAATTTCACTAATTCTGGAAATTTGGACAAAGGTCCCATAGAGCTGTCGGGTCATCCTGCCGTTCTCTCCCTCTCAGCCCCCACTCCCGGGATAAGAGTCCTGAGTGCAGCCCCACCTCCAACCTTCACACTCAGCAGCTTTGATAGGAGGTCCGGACTCTCATCTACCACAAGGGGGAGGTGGCCCAGGCAATGGGTGATTGTGACCAGTTATGTCAAAGAAGTGAATGTGAGGGAGGGGACCTGAGGTCTGAGTCACCGGGCGGCTTCCGGGTCCTACGGATTGGACCCCGCTTCCAGACCCCTGGAGGAGGGCTCTCCCGCTGCTTCCAGTTCATACCTCGGTTGGCAGGGGAGGGCGCTGCACAGCGCATCCGGGGCTCCCGCGGCCTGGGGGCCGGCCCGACCACGAGAGCGCGCCGTCCCCCCCACCTCGCCGTCCCCACGGCCCCCGCGGACGGAGCGTACCTGCGCTCCAGCCGGCGCGGTCCCAGGTGCCGGGTCCGTGCGCGCTGCGCGCCTGGGTTCCCGCTGGCGCGTTTCCGGGCGGGCTGGGACTCGGTCGCCACCCCCTCCGGTCCCCGCCCCGTCAGAAAGCGCCCGTTGCTCCCGCCTGGGGTCAGCGGGCCAAGGCCTCAGGGTCTCTCCCGACTCCgcctgccctctgctggcctgCACCCTGGAGACGCGGACGCCAACCCCATCTGCCCCGCAGCCTGTTCAGCTGCCCGCCCCCTCCTGTTAGCCCGCCTCGGTCTGTGGTGGCCAGCCCACTCGACGGGGGAGACCCAGGTTCGCGCCACGAAACCCGCCTTTTCAGAGGTCTGGCGGATCGGGGTTCTGGAGGCTGATcgcagctgctgctgcttcacGCCCAGCCCCTGCCAGAAGCCAGAGTTCTGAAAGTGCGTCCTTCCGCTGCCAGGCCCAACATGCTCTCAGGCTCTGCAGAGACCCGACGCCAGCTCCAATGACCCTACTTCATGGGCAGTCACTCTGGGCCGGTGCTCCAGCAGTAGGCTTCCCCACCTGCTGCTTTCTTCAATGTTTGTCTGCATCTCACAAGGGGGTAAAAGGAGGCTGTTTTGCCCAACgccacacagctggtgagagCCAAAGCCTAGGACCTCAAACCTGGTCTGTCCGACTCTTCCCCACCTGTGCTTATTCACCCCACAGAGTAGGTGCTCTGTAAATGATGAACACATCCAGTTCTGCCTGTTCTGCCCCAAATTACATCGTGTGCACCTTCTTTcctccacctccccagctccCGCCTTCCCCCCATTGTTTCCTAATAGTTGCcagaagaatcttttttttcttttcaggtgaCAATGATTATGTGTATtgtacataaattaataaaataaaagtgtctCCAGTTTAATTGTCCCTTCCAATATGAATTATCAAACGTcaaatgaaactaataaacacATGCCTCTGGGATAACAAaaccatatacagagggtgccaaaaaagtgtatacacattttaagaaagaaaaaaaaactattaaaattgtaatactcaatatataccgataataaaagatgaatacaagtcacgtttgacttctgcaatgacaagaggtgctcaaagtggttcccatcagcgtccagacacttctgattatggtgaactgctgcttgagcaacgttgaccaaagtgtcccaAAGTGTCCACTCGTATCATTGTGCGTGCCGCTTCAATTTCTCCCCGGCGTACCGCCAGTGTAGTGGGTTTTCTACGGTACACCACATCCTTCAAAGTCCCCCACAGGCAGGAGCTAAGGGGTGTTAAGTCAGGAGAACATGGGGAAACTCAACCGCACTTTTTTGTCCTATCCATTGTTCTGGCAAATTCTCATCAAGGGGGGAACTCAACCGCACCTCACGTCTTcatggtcttgcgctcctcgaACCACAACcgttctgccattttctttgactgtcctgcttgtcgcatggtgatgctagcattcctttgaatgccatcttttgagcgaacgtcatactacacattactacggtaattcaattcaacttcgaaaagtagtacataaataacatctcttaaaatgtatctactttttttggcacccccggtagaaATCTAAATTGCATTTtcatacaaaaaattattttctgctgaCATCGATAGCATATTTTCTCAGCTACTCagaagtatcttttaaaaacccAATCAcaggaatgttattcagccttaaaaaggaatgaaattctgacacttgctacaacatggatgaaacttggaCATCGTGTTCAGtcaaataagccagacacagaaggacaaatccTGTATGATTCTGCTTATATGAGGTCCTTTGAGGAGTTaaattcagaaacagaaaatgatgGGCCCCAGGGGCTGGGAACCGGAGTTATTGTTCACTAGGTATGgagttcagtttgggatgatgaaaaagtcctggacatggatggtggggatggtggcacaacagtgtgaatgccCCTAATATCCCTGAGTTAttacaatggtaaatttattttattttttattttttttaagtttattggggtgacaatgttagtaaagttacatagatttcaggtgtacaattctgtagtacattatttatatatcacattgtgtgttcaccacccagagtcagttctcttcccatcaccacatattagaccctgtttaccgtCTTCTAGAGCCCCCCGTCCCCCTTAAGGTAAATTTTAAAGTACTGCATTTTTTTATGActcaaatcttattttttaaattttattattatttttaaggagggcgcagctcacagtggcccctgtggggatcgaacccactaccttggtattatcagcacggcgctctaaccaactgagctaaccggtcaccccaacaatggtaaattttatattgttttccactTAAAAACCCAAACCATCAATCACATCATGCCACTTCCCTATTGACTTCAATGAAGTGCCATCCTTACCAGGATGTTTCCCTCACTTGAcctcagctgtgtggccttgagcaataAAAACCTTTCTGGGCCTGCCCTCCTCAGGACGCCTAGGGCGACTGTGTGGTTTGCGTTAACACACCTAACACACCAATGCTTGAGGCACTACACTCGGGGCTCGCTTTGTTGTTCACGGACTGGCTGCTTCCTCCGGACCCATTATCAGCCACCTCTGGCCTTTGCATCTGACCCCTCTGCCTGGTGCTCCTCCCAGATCTTCGCCAGGCCAGGTCCTTCTCATCTTACAGCTGTGTCACCGCCTTATCCCTTCAGGGTCCATGTCAGCCTGGGGCAGCCtcgtgtatttattttgtttgtcgCACTACAATGTAAGTTGCGAGGCGAGAAAGCAGGGCCGGGCCTACTCCATCTCAGGACGCAGGCCTGCGACAGGATCCCTAACACGGAGTGAATGAGTGGCCAGTGCTGATGACCACGTGCACAGGTTAGTTTTGAGCCGACATGGCCAGAACACCGCAGGGGATCAGCCACTAGGGCCCAGGCGGCTCGGTACGGCGGGGTTAGTGCGACGAGCGGCTCGCCAACCTCACTGGGTCCCACTGGGTATGAACACCACCAACACGGCCGACAGCCTCCCGAGAGCCGGAAGCTCAGGGGCCGAACCCGCGCATCCTCCGTGGGGCCCACGTGTGTCAGCACAACCGCGCTTCCGGCAGCGGTGCACTGTGGGACTAGTAGTTCGCCGGCTGCGTCGGCCGCTTCCGCAAAGGGATGCGTCCTGGGCGTGGCGGCTGAGCTGCATGTTGGGGCTGTAGGCCTTGCGCGGCACGCAGGGAGCCCTGAAGGGAGACACACTCTAGTTCGGGTTCGCGCCCCGCTTTATACCGCCGCCCCAGGGATTTAGGGTGACACTCGCCCTACACTACACAAGAAAGTAGCCCCGGCACTCCCTTCGCCTTTGCTGTGGCGGCTGCGTGACTGGACGGGACAACGGACTCCCCGGCGTCGTCATTGACCGAGCGCCTCGTGACGTCACTCGGAGGCGCCCTTCACAGGGCACGGCGTACGGGTCCCGGAGGCTTCTGGGTAGCCGATTACCCCCGCCCCCCGCGCCGGCGCCTTCCTTTCCCTTCCGGACGCTGCTGAGGTCGCACGCGTGAGGCTTCTCCGCCGTCGCCGAGTGAGTGGGGCAGCCGGGCTAGGCCGCGGGCCGAGCGCGGGCCCTAGGGGGCAGGCGGAGCACGGAGCAGGGCGCGGGGCGGGCCTCGTGGGGATCCCCGAGCCGGGCCCCGCGCGGCCACGCTCGGGCCGGGGTGGGAACGGGAGGCCTCCGGGTAACCCCATGGTCCTTTTTTCCGGCCTCAGGATGCGTTACGTTGCCTCCTACCTGCTGGCCGCCCTCGGGGGCAATACCTCCCCCAGCGCCAAGGACATCAAGAAAATCCTGGACAGCGTGGGCATCGAGGCGGACGACGACCGGCTCAACAAGGTAGGGGCCCCCTGGGCCCGGGCCGACGGATGCTCTGCACGTAGGGGCCGGCCCCCTCTTCTACCCATCCCGAGTTTTACCGTTGGGAGAGTGGTTTGAGGGAGGCCCGTGGCAGCCCATGTGGTTATTTATTGGGTTGCTTTTCGGGGGCTCTGATACAGCTACAAGGAGGGTGTGAGGCAAAGCGGCTCGGTAGAAACGTAATGTAAgtttcacataatttaaaattgttgatGATGcgttttctttaaatgtgaagGGGAAAGTGTCTTAAAGCCATTCTCTTTCACCTACCTTATTCAAAACGTTTTGACATGCAGTGGGCATAAGCTTAGGTATCATGCATCTTTTTTCCAGTGGTGAGTTCTAGAAATGTGGTGCCAGTTTCCATTTGTAGCGACTCTCAGTTGGGAAGACGTACGCGGGTAAGAGCTAGTGTGCTGAACAGCAGAGGGCCTAGGAGCTTCAGGACACATTTGCTCGCGTCGTGTCCCCGGGGCTGCACACGGTGAAGTTCAGGTCGGGTCTGGTAACTGCTGGTTGTGGTTTTCTATTTTAGGTCATTAGTGAGCTGAACGGAAAGAACATTGAAGACGTCATCGCCCAGGGTGAGGTTGTGCAGGGCGCTTTCCTTTGCATGGTCCATCCTAATCCCTGCCGGCCAGCCTGTGGCCTGTCAGGCTTCGCTTGTGGACCAGAGCACCCTAGAAGTCTCACCAGAGCAGTGAGCACAGCTTCAGTGGGCTCGTGCCATGGGAACTTCTAGACACTCTGG from Rhinolophus ferrumequinum isolate MPI-CBG mRhiFer1 chromosome 11, mRhiFer1_v1.p, whole genome shotgun sequence encodes the following:
- the PIDD1 gene encoding p53-induced death domain-containing protein 1 isoform X1 encodes the protein MAAVEEGLEPQLAAAEDAAKDAADTVDAWPAAPPLLAGNRLSLDLYPGGCQRLLHLCAQQTPQLLEVEFLQLSGHEDPQLLEATLARVPWSLPHLRSLVLKGGQRRDALGACLRGSLTTLPAILSGLARLAHLDLSFNSLETLPACVPRMRGLGALLLSHNHLSELPEALGALPTLTFLAVTHNRLQALPTALGALSTLQRLDLSENLLDSVPPEIGGLSSLAELSLASNRLQSLPDSLAGLRSLRLLVLHSNLLASVPAGLARLPLLTRLDLRDNQLRDVPPELLDAPFVRLQGNPLGKALPDSHSPPGTPMVPEMPRLFLTSDLDSFPVTPQGCSVTLACGVRLQFPAGATTTSVTIRYRQWQPEPRLVPLGPHDSLLSGVLELQPHGVAFQQEVGLWLLFVPPRSRRCREVVVRTLSDDSWSDLETHLEEEAPKRLWAHCQVPHFSWFLVVSRPVSNACLVPPEGTLLFSSGHPGVKVTFPPGATEEPRHVRMQVVRMAARELQALLQEPEAAVSPLLCLSQSGPSSFLQPITVQLPLPPGITGLSLDRSRLHLLYRAPPAATWDDITAQVALELTHLYARFQVTHFSWYWLWYTTKACVGHLAGKAWRRLRLHHVNLIALQRRRDPEQILLQCLPRSKVDATLRRLLERYRGPEPSDTVEMFEGERFFAAFERGIDVDADRPDCVEGRVCFVFYSHLKNVKEVYVTTTLDRQAQAVRGQVSFYRGAVPGEVPEEVPAARHRKGVDALWMATLPIKLPKLPRSEGLGHRANLSLAPLNLGDADTGFLTQSNLLSVAGRLGPDWPTVALHLGVSYQELQRIRHEFRDDLDGQIRHMLFSWAERQAGQPGAVGLLMQALEQSDRRDVAEEVRAVLELGRHKYQDGIRRTSLAPGGLAPTGPSASKSPEPVQA
- the PIDD1 gene encoding p53-induced death domain-containing protein 1 isoform X2, with the protein product MAAVEEGLEPQLAAAEDAAKDAADTVDAWPAAPPLLAGNRLSLDLYPGGCQRLLHLCAQQTPQLLEVEFLQLSGHEDPQLLEATLARVPWSLPHLRSLVLKGGQRRDALGACLRGSLTTLPAILSGLARLAHLDLSFNSLETLPACVPRMRGLGALLLSHNHLSELPEALGALPTLTFLAVTHNRLQALPTALGALSTLQRLDLSENLLDSVPPEIGGLSSLAELSLASNRLQSLPDSLAGLRSLRLLVLHSNLLASVPAGLARLPLLTRLDLRDNQLRDVPPELLDAPFVRLQGNPLGKALPDSHSPPGTPMVPEMPRLFLTSDLDSFPVTPQGCSVTLACGVRLQFPAGATTTSVTIRYRQWQPEPRLVPLGPHDSLLSGVLELQPHGVAFQQEVGLWLLFVPPRSRRCREVVVRTLSDDSWSDLETHLEEEAPKRLWAHCQVPHFSWFLVVSRPVSNACLVPPEGTLLFSSGHPGVKVTFPPGATEEPRHVRMQVVRMAARELQALLQEPEAAVSPLLCLSQSGPSSFLQPITVQLPLPPGITGLSLDRSRLHLLYRAPPAATWDDITAQVALELTHLYARFQVTHFSWYWLWYTTKACVGHLAGKAWRRLRLHHVNLIALQRRRDPEQILLQCLPRSKVDATLRRLLERYRGPEPSDTVEMFEGERFFAAFERGIDVDADRPDCVEGRVCFVFYSHLKNVKEVCPFIGEQCLARCLRRCQPPGTGRVWMPCGWPLCPSSCRNCPALRGWATGLTSPWHL
- the RPLP2 gene encoding 60S acidic ribosomal protein P2 isoform X2, with protein sequence MRYVASYLLAALGGNTSPSAKDIKKILDSVGIEADDDRLNKVISELNGKNIEDVIAQGIGKLASVPAGGAVAVSAAPGAAAPAAGSAPAAEEKKDEKKEESEESDDDMGFGLFD